One genomic segment of Streptomyces sp. RerS4 includes these proteins:
- a CDS encoding ABC transporter permease, which produces MLAVLLGLVFAAVELLPGDAASASSERGDSEADVEARRHLLGLDRPVWERFWDWMTALPTGDLGTSARGQEVTDLLADPFPNTLALGATAFVLTVVASLALGCWAASRPGGLADRMIGHTSTAAFAVPEFVVAVGLLLVLSLWTGWLPAVTLTGADGSPADWTMLVMPVLALVIPQTGWNTRIVRGALADQARTPHVEAAHLDGLPVRRVVLRHALPGAVPAIATGIATSTGMLLGGAVVVETLFNYPGIGSVLAAAVAGRDTPLIAGVVVCAGAAISLVLLAADLIRARTLGDRP; this is translated from the coding sequence ATGCTGGCCGTCCTGCTGGGCCTGGTCTTCGCGGCCGTGGAACTGCTGCCGGGAGACGCGGCGAGCGCGAGCTCCGAACGCGGGGACAGCGAGGCCGACGTCGAGGCGCGGCGTCACCTGCTGGGCCTGGACCGGCCCGTCTGGGAACGCTTCTGGGACTGGATGACGGCTCTGCCCACCGGTGACCTCGGCACCTCGGCCCGCGGACAGGAGGTCACCGACCTGCTCGCCGATCCCTTCCCCAACACCCTGGCGCTGGGCGCGACCGCCTTCGTCCTGACGGTGGTCGCTTCCCTGGCCCTCGGGTGCTGGGCCGCCTCCCGTCCCGGCGGCCTCGCCGACCGGATGATCGGTCACACTTCGACGGCCGCCTTCGCCGTCCCCGAATTCGTCGTCGCGGTCGGCCTGCTCCTGGTGCTGTCGCTGTGGACGGGCTGGCTGCCCGCCGTCACGCTCACCGGTGCCGACGGATCCCCCGCCGACTGGACGATGCTCGTCATGCCGGTACTGGCTCTGGTCATCCCGCAGACCGGCTGGAACACCCGCATCGTGCGAGGGGCGCTGGCCGATCAGGCCCGTACGCCCCACGTGGAGGCCGCCCACCTCGACGGCCTCCCCGTCCGCCGGGTGGTCCTGCGCCACGCCTTGCCGGGCGCTGTGCCCGCCATCGCCACCGGGATCGCGACATCCACCGGCATGCTCCTGGGCGGGGCCGTGGTCGTGGAGACCCTCTTCAACTACCCCGGAATCGGCAGCGTCCTGGCCGCCGCCGTAGCCGGGCGCGACACGCCGCTCATCGCAGGCGTCGTCGTCTGCGCCGGCGCCGCCATCAGCCTCGTCCTGCTCGCCGCCGACCTCATACGCGCCCGCACCCTGGGAGACCGCCCATGA
- a CDS encoding LUD domain-containing protein, giving the protein MNDFQAIADRVEIEALRGEFTDAAMMRDRPRLASLFTPDGVLRMPNIPVEQIGREAIRAGGERLQSQWDFFVQNTHPGTILLDGDTATGRAYIQELARARDGRQGLNYAVYHDRYQRTEEGWKFAERVYEVRYLDTSPLAGTAPHAAQDSGTNPADATATPAPAASFTAPATAERLERVAAALRANGFAAEILDDAAQARARINDLIPGGASVLTGASETLRLSGIDEDINAGGQYDAIRPRILALDRATDADEIRRLAAGPEFVVNSVAAVTATGSLVLASGSGSQLPANAGGAAHAVWIIGAQKVVPDLSTALRRVEEHALPLESARAQAVYGRPSAVNRLLILNAEPHPGRGTVLLLREAIGY; this is encoded by the coding sequence ATGAACGACTTCCAGGCCATCGCGGACCGCGTCGAGATCGAGGCACTGCGCGGCGAATTCACCGACGCGGCGATGATGCGCGACCGGCCCCGCCTGGCGTCGCTGTTCACACCGGACGGTGTCCTGCGCATGCCCAACATCCCCGTCGAGCAGATCGGTCGCGAGGCGATCCGTGCCGGGGGCGAGCGGCTGCAGAGCCAGTGGGACTTCTTCGTACAGAACACTCACCCCGGCACGATCCTGCTCGACGGCGACACCGCGACCGGCCGCGCCTACATCCAGGAACTCGCGCGCGCCCGCGACGGACGCCAGGGCCTGAACTACGCCGTCTATCACGACCGTTACCAGCGCACCGAGGAGGGCTGGAAGTTCGCCGAGCGGGTGTACGAGGTCAGGTACCTCGACACCTCCCCGCTGGCGGGCACGGCACCCCACGCGGCGCAGGACTCCGGGACCAACCCGGCGGACGCCACGGCCACCCCGGCTCCGGCCGCGTCCTTCACCGCCCCGGCAACGGCCGAACGACTGGAGCGGGTGGCCGCCGCACTGCGCGCCAACGGCTTCGCCGCCGAGATCCTCGACGACGCCGCCCAAGCGCGAGCCCGCATCAACGACCTGATCCCCGGGGGCGCAAGCGTGCTCACCGGAGCCAGCGAGACCCTCCGGCTGTCCGGCATCGACGAGGACATCAACGCCGGCGGCCAGTACGACGCCATCAGGCCGCGCATCCTGGCCCTGGACCGTGCCACCGACGCCGACGAGATCCGAAGGCTGGCCGCCGGCCCCGAATTCGTCGTCAACAGTGTCGCCGCGGTCACCGCGACCGGCTCGCTCGTTCTCGCTTCTGGTAGCGGCAGCCAACTCCCCGCCAACGCGGGCGGCGCCGCCCACGCGGTCTGGATCATCGGCGCGCAGAAGGTGGTGCCCGACCTGAGCACAGCCCTGCGCCGCGTCGAGGAGCACGCCCTCCCGCTGGAGAGCGCCCGCGCCCAGGCGGTGTACGGCAGGCCCAGCGCCGTCAACCGCCTGCTCATCCTCAACGCGGAGCCCCACCCGGGACGCGGCACCGTGCTGCTTCTCCGAGAGGCCATCGGATACTGA
- a CDS encoding ABC transporter substrate-binding protein — MNFNRRQVLWAGGAMSAAALLAACSGSGSDISSKPAAEGDGKPKQGGTLRIGALGRAGAITRDPHGTQSNESDYLVLALVYDTLTVPGAKPNTAPRLAASWEPSADLKTWKFKIAKGAAFHDGSPVTAEDVVWSLRRLRNTPSGAARLPGIKAESITAEGTDTVVLVSDYANAELPLLTRLTTFVLKKDTPDNALEKAPGTGPFKLDWYRGGNARLVKNDKWYGGTVNLDAIEVTMFETPQAMANALLSGQIDVASNVGAVAARTAETRKDVQVLRRPNDMAMPIIMRTAAGSPFADVRVREALRLVVDRDAMVKQVLSGYGTVANDIMGTGDPNLAKDIPQRKRDLDKAKKLLAEANFDLSKTYDLVTTEDIAGLAESATLFAGQAREAGIKVNVVKQESGAFWDKTWKTGDFYTTYWGTNDSVVFFASKTMVSEAGQNEAGWVDADFDAAYRKVIGTADEAQRASALKELQQIEFDKSGYLLWGMADGIDLAAAKVKNLPKLAGYGRVQLENVWLA; from the coding sequence GTGAACTTCAACAGGCGCCAGGTGCTGTGGGCCGGTGGAGCGATGAGCGCGGCCGCCCTGTTGGCGGCATGCTCGGGCAGCGGTTCCGACATTTCGTCCAAGCCCGCGGCCGAAGGTGACGGCAAGCCCAAGCAGGGCGGGACGCTCCGCATCGGCGCTCTCGGCCGGGCCGGGGCCATCACCCGGGACCCGCACGGTACTCAGAGCAACGAGAGCGACTACCTCGTCCTCGCCCTCGTCTACGACACCCTCACCGTGCCCGGAGCCAAGCCGAACACCGCCCCGCGCCTGGCCGCCTCCTGGGAACCGTCGGCGGACCTGAAGACGTGGAAGTTCAAGATCGCCAAGGGGGCGGCCTTCCACGACGGCAGCCCGGTCACCGCCGAGGACGTCGTCTGGTCCCTGCGCCGACTGCGCAACACCCCCTCGGGCGCCGCCCGCCTGCCCGGCATCAAGGCGGAGAGCATCACGGCCGAGGGAACCGACACCGTCGTCCTGGTGTCCGACTACGCCAACGCCGAACTCCCGCTCCTCACCCGCCTGACGACCTTCGTACTGAAGAAGGACACCCCCGACAACGCGCTGGAGAAGGCGCCGGGCACCGGCCCGTTCAAGCTCGACTGGTACCGGGGCGGCAACGCCCGCCTGGTCAAGAACGACAAGTGGTACGGCGGCACCGTCAACCTCGACGCCATCGAGGTCACCATGTTCGAGACCCCCCAGGCCATGGCCAACGCCCTGCTGAGCGGACAGATCGACGTCGCCTCCAACGTCGGCGCCGTCGCCGCCCGCACCGCCGAGACGCGCAAGGACGTCCAGGTCCTGCGCCGCCCCAACGACATGGCGATGCCGATCATCATGCGCACCGCGGCCGGCAGCCCCTTCGCCGACGTCCGGGTCCGCGAGGCCCTGCGCCTGGTCGTCGACCGCGACGCCATGGTCAAGCAGGTCCTCTCCGGCTACGGCACCGTCGCCAACGACATCATGGGCACCGGCGACCCCAACCTCGCCAAGGACATCCCGCAGCGCAAGCGGGACCTCGACAAGGCCAAGAAGCTCCTGGCCGAGGCCAACTTCGACCTCTCCAAGACCTACGACCTCGTCACCACCGAGGACATCGCGGGCCTGGCCGAATCGGCCACCCTGTTCGCCGGCCAGGCCCGCGAGGCCGGGATCAAGGTCAACGTGGTCAAGCAGGAGTCGGGCGCGTTCTGGGACAAGACCTGGAAGACGGGCGACTTCTACACCACCTACTGGGGCACCAACGACTCGGTGGTGTTCTTCGCCTCCAAGACCATGGTCAGCGAGGCCGGACAGAACGAGGCCGGCTGGGTGGACGCGGACTTCGACGCCGCCTACCGCAAGGTCATCGGCACCGCCGACGAGGCACAGCGCGCCTCGGCGCTGAAGGAGCTCCAGCAGATCGAGTTCGACAAGTCCGGCTACCTGCTGTGGGGTATGGCGGACGGCATCGACCTGGCGGCCGCGAAGGTCAAGAACCTGCCCAAGCTCGCCGGCTACGGCCGCGTCCAGCTCGAGAACGTGTGGCTGGCTTGA
- a CDS encoding helix-turn-helix domain-containing protein, translated as MTGTDDRHASPARRLGTALKALQQRSGRTLRSLESELRISDSSLSRYFRGQTIPPWATVRELCRALGADPDEYRTLWEAADRSQPKQAAPETEQNVSSRTRWWWWTLLRRRANLWARRRWVWVVGGACGGLLCGGLVTAYALWPSEPASGGQASGGQVAGRGLGPSGERQAEGPRIFVNRATGSCLDHSLDQGLRTYAPNGMSYQRWTVRPLPDGGSELRNHATGACLDDHASGLRGASCARVATQRWTVTPHDDASVEVKSRSSGSCLTDGEQGLRATPCDGSDAQRWG; from the coding sequence GTGACGGGCACCGATGATCGACACGCAAGTCCGGCGCGGCGCCTGGGCACCGCGCTGAAGGCACTGCAGCAGCGGTCGGGGCGCACACTGCGGTCACTGGAGTCGGAGTTGCGCATCAGCGACTCGTCGCTGTCGCGCTATTTCCGGGGTCAGACGATCCCGCCGTGGGCGACGGTACGCGAGCTGTGTCGGGCGCTGGGCGCGGACCCGGACGAGTACCGCACCCTGTGGGAGGCGGCGGACCGGAGCCAGCCGAAGCAGGCCGCCCCCGAGACGGAACAGAACGTCAGTTCGCGAACGCGATGGTGGTGGTGGACGTTATTGCGCCGGCGGGCGAACCTGTGGGCCCGACGCCGCTGGGTGTGGGTGGTCGGGGGCGCCTGCGGCGGTCTGCTGTGCGGGGGGCTGGTGACGGCGTACGCGTTGTGGCCGTCGGAGCCGGCCTCGGGCGGGCAGGCCTCGGGCGGGCAGGTTGCGGGCCGGGGGCTCGGGCCGAGTGGGGAGCGGCAGGCCGAGGGCCCCCGGATCTTCGTCAACCGGGCCACGGGCAGCTGCCTGGACCACAGCCTCGACCAGGGGCTGCGTACGTACGCGCCCAACGGGATGAGCTACCAGCGGTGGACGGTCCGGCCGCTCCCCGACGGGGGCAGTGAGCTGCGCAACCACGCCACTGGCGCCTGCCTGGACGACCACGCCTCCGGGCTGCGCGGGGCGAGCTGTGCGCGGGTGGCTACCCAGCGGTGGACGGTGACGCCCCACGACGACGCGTCGGTCGAGGTCAAGAGCCGTTCCTCCGGGAGCTGCCTGACCGACGGCGAGCAGGGGTTGCGGGCGACGCCCTGCGACGGTTCCGACGCCCAGCGGTGGGGTTGA
- a CDS encoding ABC transporter permease subunit encodes MTAGTLADAPAKARARRLWPTLAPALALIALAVAGPLLAAHPLDAPVYAPYATAADGGPLGGDQLGRDVLSRLLHGGTVLIGSAALVSVLVTLAGVVIGCFAVLHPALGRAVERAADVSILLPPVLGIMLIALAWPGGGRWAVIGAAIVLGTPYAVRIVAAAAAPLAGAGYVEAALARGESLRHIALREILPNLRSTVAALFGLRFVEAVYVISMAAFLQIGPQPPAADWALMIRENAPGILLNPWAVLAPSLAIAVLAISVNLACTSLAPRSVRKAVTTS; translated from the coding sequence ATGACCGCCGGCACCCTCGCAGACGCACCCGCCAAGGCCAGGGCCCGCCGCCTCTGGCCCACCCTCGCCCCCGCGCTGGCGCTGATCGCCCTCGCCGTGGCCGGACCCCTGCTCGCCGCCCACCCCCTCGACGCCCCGGTGTACGCCCCGTACGCCACCGCCGCAGACGGCGGCCCGCTCGGCGGCGACCAACTCGGACGCGATGTCCTGTCCCGCCTCCTGCACGGCGGCACGGTACTGATCGGCAGCGCCGCCCTCGTCTCCGTACTGGTGACCCTGGCCGGCGTGGTCATCGGCTGCTTCGCCGTCCTGCACCCCGCCCTCGGCCGCGCCGTGGAACGCGCCGCCGACGTCTCGATTCTCCTGCCGCCCGTCCTCGGCATCATGCTGATCGCCCTCGCCTGGCCCGGCGGCGGGCGCTGGGCTGTCATAGGCGCCGCCATCGTCCTCGGCACCCCCTACGCCGTACGCATCGTCGCCGCGGCCGCGGCCCCGCTGGCCGGAGCCGGATACGTCGAAGCGGCTCTCGCCCGAGGGGAGAGCCTGCGTCACATCGCCCTGCGGGAAATCCTGCCCAACCTGCGCTCCACCGTCGCCGCTCTGTTCGGCCTGCGCTTCGTCGAAGCCGTCTACGTCATCTCCATGGCCGCGTTCCTCCAGATCGGCCCCCAGCCCCCGGCCGCCGACTGGGCCCTGATGATCCGTGAGAACGCCCCCGGCATCCTCCTCAACCCCTGGGCCGTACTCGCCCCCAGCCTGGCCATCGCGGTCCTCGCCATCAGCGTCAACCTCGCCTGCACCTCCCTCGCGCCCCGCTCCGTACGCAAGGCGGTCACCACGTCGTGA
- the sigJ gene encoding RNA polymerase sigma factor SigJ, with translation MTTRAEAGDDQRDPGLSAIMSERRRLINLGYRLLGSLVEAEDVVQETYARWYAMSAREQQAIESPGAWLMTVASRICLNLLGSARARRETYVGDWIPEPLPEPTEWITGRSGVGGIDPADRVTLDESVTMAFLIVLDSMTPAERVAFVLHDVFRYPFGEVAAIVGRTPAACRQLASSARRRVRTAQSPAGPSAGQAGIVRQFKTAWEAKDIDALIGLLDPDATATADGGGLAVTHLRPIVGGERIARAYAEIARVAGDRTTFLECTVNGLPGLVARQDGTIATVFGFGIADGRIRHIWAVRNPEKLRPWRIG, from the coding sequence ATGACCACCAGAGCCGAGGCGGGCGACGATCAGAGGGATCCGGGCCTCAGCGCGATCATGAGCGAGCGGCGCCGGCTGATCAACCTCGGCTATCGACTCCTCGGTTCCCTTGTCGAGGCCGAGGACGTCGTGCAGGAGACCTACGCCCGCTGGTACGCCATGTCCGCACGGGAGCAGCAGGCCATCGAGTCGCCCGGCGCCTGGCTGATGACGGTCGCCAGTCGCATCTGCCTGAATCTGCTCGGCTCGGCGCGCGCCAGGCGGGAGACGTACGTGGGCGACTGGATCCCGGAACCGCTGCCCGAGCCCACGGAGTGGATCACCGGGCGCTCCGGCGTCGGCGGGATCGACCCGGCTGATCGGGTCACCCTCGACGAGTCGGTGACGATGGCCTTCCTGATCGTCCTGGATTCGATGACCCCGGCCGAGCGCGTCGCGTTCGTCCTGCACGACGTCTTCCGCTACCCCTTCGGCGAAGTCGCCGCGATCGTCGGCCGCACACCGGCGGCGTGCCGTCAACTGGCCTCGTCCGCCCGCCGTCGCGTCCGCACCGCGCAGAGCCCGGCGGGCCCGAGTGCCGGACAGGCCGGTATTGTCCGGCAGTTCAAAACGGCGTGGGAGGCCAAGGACATCGACGCCCTGATCGGCCTGCTCGACCCTGACGCCACCGCGACCGCCGACGGCGGCGGGCTGGCCGTCACCCACCTGCGGCCGATCGTGGGCGGTGAGCGGATCGCACGTGCCTACGCCGAGATCGCCCGTGTGGCGGGCGACCGCACGACGTTCCTGGAGTGCACGGTCAACGGCCTGCCCGGCTTGGTGGCGCGGCAGGACGGCACCATCGCGACCGTGTTCGGGTTCGGGATCGCGGACGGCCGGATCAGGCACATCTGGGCGGTGCGAAACCCCGAGAAGCTCCGTCCCTGGCGGATCGGCTGA
- a CDS encoding glycoside hydrolase family 43 protein translates to MFPTVVRRLGRSLAVVAACLLAAGAPAAASDPVTGGPVLDRDFPDPDIVKVGRTYHAYATHGETVNIQHATSTDLVHWTPVDEDALPDLGAWAEPVRTLVWAPEVFANGRGYTMHYTARDRAGGRQCVGVALSATPDGPFKPTGDGPLVCPVEQGGAIDAASFTEGGRRYLLWKNDGNCCELPTRIHLQPVSRDGTRTTGEPVVLIGQDLAWEGKVVEAPTLVRRDGRYVLFYSAGFYGDHGYSTGYAISDHLTGPYAKAPQPLMSTESLGGAVRGPGGQDIVTGPDGRDRILFHGWSPDGKRRTLHAAGIDFVDGRPVLDAATGTDRR, encoded by the coding sequence GTGTTCCCCACCGTCGTACGCCGCCTCGGGCGCTCACTCGCGGTCGTGGCCGCCTGCCTCCTCGCCGCGGGCGCCCCCGCCGCCGCCTCCGATCCGGTGACGGGCGGCCCGGTGCTCGACCGCGACTTCCCCGACCCCGACATCGTGAAGGTCGGCCGGACCTACCACGCCTACGCCACCCACGGCGAGACGGTGAACATCCAGCACGCCACCTCCACCGACCTGGTCCACTGGACACCGGTCGACGAGGACGCCCTGCCCGACCTCGGCGCGTGGGCCGAACCCGTCCGCACGCTCGTATGGGCACCCGAGGTCTTCGCCAACGGCCGCGGCTACACGATGCACTACACCGCCCGCGACCGCGCCGGCGGCAGGCAGTGCGTCGGCGTCGCCCTGTCGGCCACGCCCGACGGCCCCTTCAAGCCGACCGGCGACGGGCCGCTGGTCTGCCCGGTCGAGCAGGGCGGCGCCATCGACGCCGCGAGTTTCACGGAGGGCGGGCGCCGTTACCTCCTGTGGAAGAACGACGGCAACTGCTGCGAACTGCCCACCCGCATCCACCTGCAACCCGTCTCCCGGGACGGCACGAGGACGACGGGCGAGCCCGTCGTCCTCATCGGCCAGGACCTCGCCTGGGAGGGCAAGGTCGTCGAGGCTCCGACCCTGGTGCGGCGCGACGGCCGCTATGTGCTCTTCTACTCGGCCGGTTTCTACGGTGACCACGGCTACTCCACCGGCTACGCGATCTCCGACCACCTCACCGGCCCCTACGCGAAGGCCCCCCAGCCCCTGATGTCCACCGAGTCCCTCGGCGGGGCCGTCCGGGGCCCCGGCGGCCAGGACATCGTGACCGGACCCGACGGACGGGACCGGATCCTCTTCCACGGCTGGAGCCCCGACGGCAAGCGGCGCACCCTGCACGCGGCCGGCATCGACTTCGTGGACGGCCGCCCCGTCCTGGACGCGGCGACGGGCACGGACCGGCGCTGA
- a CDS encoding SRPBCC family protein, whose translation MAVRHQLIRRPPHEVWAVLADPTRYGEWVVGPSESTPLDPHWPNVGSRLRYTVRLGPCTARSVTTVRHNEPGRELELEALAKGLGTARIFLQLRPWGEETLVICDEHPLRGLSGALHSPVSEVLLQLRHRGMLARLAQVVEREHAGADGGGDEGGPAGYAGAVA comes from the coding sequence ATGGCCGTTCGTCACCAACTGATCCGGCGCCCCCCGCACGAGGTGTGGGCCGTACTGGCCGACCCGACGCGGTACGGGGAGTGGGTCGTGGGCCCCTCCGAGTCCACACCCCTCGACCCGCACTGGCCCAACGTCGGATCGCGCCTGCGCTACACGGTGCGGCTGGGCCCCTGCACGGCGCGGAGCGTGACCACCGTCCGCCACAACGAGCCCGGCAGGGAACTGGAGCTGGAGGCCCTGGCCAAGGGCCTGGGGACCGCGCGGATCTTCCTCCAGCTCCGGCCCTGGGGCGAGGAAACGCTCGTGATCTGCGACGAGCACCCCCTGCGCGGCCTCAGCGGCGCCCTGCACAGTCCCGTGAGCGAGGTGCTGCTGCAGCTCCGCCACCGCGGCATGCTCGCCCGGCTTGCCCAGGTCGTGGAACGGGAGCACGCCGGGGCTGACGGGGGCGGCGACGAAGGTGGCCCTGCAGGGTACGCCGGAGCAGTTGCGTGA
- a CDS encoding RICIN domain-containing protein, whose amino-acid sequence MTTTAPPKRLRATVTCLLLAGALAAGAGVTATAAGALDSVQTFRNGATSACLDDSEHGTRTYTCLANQHQKWNVHRWADGTRELRNLKTGNCLTDSPRGRITPHPCDKAKDQSWIVHRYPDGAVELKNQETGLCLDDSPQHHLRTFPCGTHGQRSPFQTWH is encoded by the coding sequence ATGACCACCACCGCACCCCCGAAGCGGCTGCGCGCCACCGTGACCTGCCTGCTGCTCGCCGGAGCCCTGGCCGCCGGCGCCGGCGTCACGGCCACCGCGGCCGGCGCGCTCGACAGCGTCCAGACCTTCCGCAACGGCGCCACGTCGGCCTGCCTGGACGACAGCGAGCACGGCACCCGCACCTACACCTGCCTCGCCAACCAGCACCAGAAGTGGAACGTCCACCGGTGGGCCGACGGCACGCGCGAGCTGCGCAACCTCAAGACGGGCAACTGCCTGACCGACAGCCCCCGGGGGCGGATCACCCCGCACCCCTGTGACAAGGCCAAGGACCAGAGCTGGATCGTGCACCGCTACCCGGACGGGGCCGTCGAGCTCAAGAACCAGGAGACCGGCCTCTGCCTCGACGACAGCCCGCAGCACCACCTGCGCACCTTCCCGTGCGGCACGCACGGCCAGCGGAGCCCGTTCCAGACCTGGCACTGA
- a CDS encoding C40 family peptidase, producing MTHNSTRRWYMAALTAVLCAGSVALTAPAAPAAPAAPTARVAVEAGTLAPDTIRAAPRITRAQVLARAKTWLTANNGRPVPYSQTKYWKDGYRQDCSGYVSMALGLPKPGPNTVALKNNGFTRRIAMKDLAPGDLVLKANSNSADYRHVVIFDGWANSAHTAYKSYEQAGGVGTRWKQHSYGVNGRDGYHAYRPVNITG from the coding sequence ATGACCCACAACTCCACCCGCCGGTGGTACATGGCGGCGTTGACGGCAGTCCTCTGCGCCGGATCCGTCGCGCTGACGGCGCCGGCCGCGCCCGCCGCCCCTGCGGCGCCCACCGCCCGGGTGGCGGTGGAGGCGGGCACCCTCGCACCCGACACCATTCGGGCGGCGCCCAGGATCACCCGGGCCCAGGTACTGGCGCGGGCCAAGACCTGGCTGACCGCCAACAACGGCCGGCCCGTCCCCTACAGCCAGACCAAGTACTGGAAGGACGGCTACCGGCAGGACTGCTCGGGATACGTCTCCATGGCCCTGGGCCTGCCCAAGCCCGGACCCAACACCGTCGCGCTGAAGAACAACGGCTTCACCCGCCGGATCGCGATGAAGGACCTGGCCCCCGGCGACCTCGTCCTCAAGGCGAACAGCAACAGCGCCGACTACCGCCACGTCGTCATCTTCGACGGCTGGGCCAACAGCGCACACACCGCCTACAAGTCCTACGAGCAGGCCGGTGGCGTCGGGACCCGCTGGAAGCAGCACTCCTACGGCGTGAACGGCCGCGACGGCTACCACGCCTACCGACCCGTCAACATCACGGGCTGA
- a CDS encoding VOC family protein yields MVHVLGSRILLSPTDPERSRAFYGATLGLAIHREFGTGPERGTVYFLGGGFLELSGRADAPPAPGMRLWLQVEDVNAAYRELRERGAEVLRPPQREPWGLIEMWIADPDGVRIAVVEVPADHPLRFRP; encoded by the coding sequence ATGGTTCACGTACTGGGCAGCAGGATCCTGCTGAGCCCTACCGATCCCGAGCGTTCCCGCGCCTTCTACGGCGCCACCCTGGGCCTCGCGATCCACCGCGAGTTCGGTACCGGTCCCGAGCGCGGCACGGTCTACTTCCTCGGCGGCGGGTTCCTCGAACTGTCCGGCCGCGCCGACGCGCCGCCCGCGCCCGGGATGCGGCTCTGGCTCCAGGTGGAAGACGTGAACGCGGCGTACCGTGAGCTGCGCGAGCGGGGCGCCGAGGTGCTGCGGCCGCCGCAGCGGGAGCCCTGGGGGCTGATCGAGATGTGGATCGCCGACCCCGACGGCGTACGTATCGCCGTGGTGGAGGTGCCGGCGGACCACCCCCTGCGCTTCCGCCCCTGA
- a CDS encoding HNH endonuclease signature motif containing protein produces MAHVSQPGHINDMLLPPFDGEPGNVWLSDEMLRRQNWTDAAIGVLVPENILFPEGVEAYDWEPLYHRAQVEAVRATPFLGKATISTDWPEFWRQSPIRDRVVKLQRQSRPDAQDDADLVRERLRAMFAASRQGTYERKEDYTFLFPAAALEPGDDAPPPISLSTRVDVLPRQRPAPSEPLSPAQQAREYERLVRLTEDRQAATRGQRRAGSARPVRLSSAHDAVILRSGGRCENPHCGGQPEDLTDAGLPLLDVDHIDELGAGGEDSPANMITLCPNCHRIKTFGRTRHELTPILREVARQRHADLLAIRAEQL; encoded by the coding sequence TTGGCTCACGTCTCCCAACCCGGCCACATCAACGACATGCTGCTCCCCCCGTTCGACGGAGAGCCCGGCAATGTCTGGCTCAGTGACGAGATGCTGCGCCGTCAGAACTGGACAGACGCCGCCATTGGCGTGCTGGTACCCGAGAACATCCTGTTCCCGGAAGGCGTGGAGGCCTACGACTGGGAGCCGCTCTACCACCGCGCACAAGTCGAGGCCGTACGCGCCACTCCCTTCCTGGGAAAGGCGACGATCTCCACGGACTGGCCCGAGTTCTGGCGGCAGAGTCCCATCCGCGACCGCGTTGTCAAGCTGCAACGGCAGTCCCGGCCTGACGCCCAAGACGACGCCGACCTCGTCCGAGAGCGCCTGCGCGCCATGTTCGCCGCCTCCCGTCAGGGAACCTACGAGAGGAAGGAGGACTACACCTTCCTGTTCCCGGCCGCCGCACTGGAGCCCGGGGACGACGCACCTCCGCCCATCTCCCTGAGCACCCGGGTCGACGTCCTGCCGCGCCAACGCCCCGCCCCTTCGGAGCCGCTGTCACCCGCGCAACAGGCCCGCGAGTACGAGCGCTTGGTCCGACTCACCGAAGACCGGCAGGCCGCCACCCGCGGGCAGCGACGCGCGGGCAGCGCACGCCCCGTACGGCTGTCCTCCGCCCACGACGCGGTCATCCTGCGCAGCGGCGGCCGCTGCGAGAACCCGCACTGCGGCGGCCAGCCCGAAGATCTCACTGACGCCGGTCTGCCGCTCCTCGACGTCGACCACATCGACGAACTCGGAGCAGGGGGCGAAGACTCGCCCGCCAACATGATCACGCTCTGCCCGAATTGCCACCGGATCAAGACCTTCGGCCGAACGAGACACGAGTTGACCCCCATCCTCCGCGAGGTGGCACGCCAACGGCACGCCGACCTGCTCGCAATCCGAGCTGAGCAGCTCTAG